A genome region from Hevea brasiliensis isolate MT/VB/25A 57/8 chromosome 9, ASM3005281v1, whole genome shotgun sequence includes the following:
- the LOC110672753 gene encoding arabinogalactan protein 14 — protein MEAMKMKLFVVLMVVLMAFSTMQMAAAADAPAPSPTSDASVFVPTFFASLVALAFGFFF, from the coding sequence ATGGAAGcaatgaagatgaagctttttgtCGTTTTGATGGTTGTGTTGATGGCTTTCTCCACCATGCAAATGGCTGCAGCAGCTGATGCACCAGCACCAAGCCCAACTTCTGATGCCTCTGTTTTTGTTCCTACATTCTTTGCATCTTTGGTTGCTCTTGCTTTTGGTTTCTTCTTTTGA